One genomic region from Roseobacter denitrificans OCh 114 encodes:
- a CDS encoding CpsD/CapB family tyrosine-protein kinase: MEKLQAALEKARKARGTPTGTLRAKPRSPIGQTTGKILPQDALWEALTPFDVSDRHLSEQRIVTRQAGPSAAPFDILRTKVLLQMRQNGWKRLAITSPMPNSGKTTTACNLALGLGRQKDLRAILMDLDLRDPSVHSFFEAKPTHGIGDLLAGRAAFSEQALRIGDNVAVSMARDAETDPTRLLLAEETADIIDQIEATYAPDIMIFDLPSVLVNDDTRAFLKNVDCALIVARANATRYGQFDICEREISEQTNVIGTVLNAYTNANSTSDEG; the protein is encoded by the coding sequence ATGGAAAAACTGCAAGCCGCTTTGGAAAAAGCCCGTAAGGCAAGGGGCACGCCCACGGGAACGCTGCGGGCAAAACCACGCAGCCCCATAGGGCAAACCACAGGAAAAATCCTTCCGCAGGACGCTTTGTGGGAGGCGCTGACCCCCTTTGATGTCTCGGACCGGCACCTGAGTGAGCAGCGCATCGTGACCCGTCAGGCCGGACCCAGTGCCGCGCCCTTTGATATCCTGCGCACCAAGGTCTTGCTGCAGATGCGCCAGAACGGCTGGAAAAGACTGGCCATTACCTCCCCGATGCCAAACTCGGGGAAAACCACCACTGCCTGCAATCTGGCGCTGGGGTTGGGTCGACAAAAAGACCTGCGCGCCATTCTGATGGATCTCGATCTGCGCGATCCTTCGGTACATTCCTTTTTTGAGGCCAAACCCACCCATGGGATCGGGGATCTGCTGGCCGGGCGCGCGGCGTTCAGCGAACAGGCTCTGCGGATCGGGGATAATGTCGCTGTTTCCATGGCCCGCGATGCTGAAACCGACCCGACCCGTCTGCTGCTGGCGGAGGAAACCGCTGATATCATCGACCAGATCGAGGCGACTTATGCGCCCGACATCATGATCTTCGATCTGCCCTCCGTGCTGGTCAATGACGACACCCGCGCCTTTCTCAAGAATGTGGATTGTGCGCTGATCGTCGCGCGCGCCAATGCGACCCGCTACGGTCAGTTTGATATCTGTGAACGCGAAATCAGCGAACAGACCAACGTGATCGGAACCGTGCTGAATGCTTACACAAATGCCAACTCCACCTCTGACGAGGGGTGA
- the rfbD gene encoding dTDP-4-dehydrorhamnose reductase, translating into MKILVFGQTGQVATELAQLDGVTCLGREQADLSDPGACEAVIAGCDADAVINAAAYTAVDKAEEDRDTAMIVNAMAPTAMAAAAAARGIPFVHISTDYVFDGSGQRPWQPDAPTGPLGVYGASKLGGEKGVAAAGGAHAILRTSWVFSAHGANFVKTMRRLGAERDALTIVADQIGGPTPARDIAAVCVEIARALTQDPSKSGTYHFSGAPDISWADFAREIFAQSGLSVDVTDIPTSQYPTPAQRPLNSRLDCSTTTATFGIPRPDWRTGLAGVLSDLNT; encoded by the coding sequence ATGAAGATCCTCGTCTTCGGCCAAACCGGGCAAGTGGCGACGGAACTGGCGCAGTTGGATGGTGTGACTTGTCTGGGCCGGGAACAGGCGGATCTGAGCGATCCCGGTGCTTGTGAGGCGGTGATTGCCGGGTGTGACGCGGATGCGGTGATTAATGCGGCCGCCTATACGGCAGTGGACAAAGCCGAAGAGGACCGCGACACGGCGATGATCGTCAACGCCATGGCGCCCACGGCGATGGCGGCGGCCGCTGCGGCGCGGGGCATCCCTTTTGTGCATATCTCCACCGATTACGTATTTGATGGCTCCGGGCAGAGGCCCTGGCAACCGGACGCGCCGACCGGTCCCTTGGGCGTTTACGGGGCCAGCAAGCTGGGCGGGGAAAAGGGTGTCGCGGCGGCGGGTGGCGCTCATGCGATCCTGCGCACATCCTGGGTGTTTTCGGCCCATGGTGCGAATTTCGTCAAAACCATGCGGCGTTTGGGGGCAGAACGGGACGCCCTTACCATCGTGGCGGATCAGATCGGTGGACCCACGCCCGCGCGCGATATTGCCGCTGTTTGTGTGGAAATTGCGCGCGCACTGACCCAAGACCCATCAAAATCGGGCACCTATCATTTCAGCGGTGCGCCGGATATCAGCTGGGCCGATTTCGCGCGTGAAATCTTCGCGCAAAGCGGGCTCAGCGTCGATGTCACCGATATCCCCACGTCCCAATATCCCACCCCGGCGCAACGCCCGCTGAATTCACGCCTCGATTGCAGCACAACCACAGCGACATTTGGCATCCCACGTCCCGACTGGCGCACAGGGCTGGCCGGGGTCCTGAGCGATCTGAACACCTGA
- a CDS encoding phosphatase PAP2 family protein — translation MDETVLNWLNVYAAQSETFDRLVSFAANNALPKGVPVAMLFLFLWFLPRADQAYARVRLIALVAISFVAIAVGKAAALSFPYRPRPLHNEALDLELPISIGPQTLDGWSSFPSDHAVLYGALATGFWMVNRWAGLAAVLHALLVIAFSRVYLTLHYPTDILGGAAIGLVVCLVLMRPMAALVQRVGVIDMAERWPQYFHPLFFVMLFQIATMFTSARQLAKLIIETVI, via the coding sequence ATGGACGAAACAGTCCTGAATTGGTTAAACGTATATGCAGCTCAGTCAGAAACATTTGATAGGTTAGTCTCTTTTGCAGCCAATAACGCATTGCCGAAAGGTGTACCCGTCGCGATGTTGTTTTTGTTCTTGTGGTTTCTCCCTCGTGCAGATCAGGCTTACGCACGGGTACGGCTGATCGCTCTTGTCGCTATATCATTCGTTGCCATTGCGGTGGGAAAAGCAGCGGCGCTCTCGTTTCCATATCGCCCGAGGCCGCTTCATAATGAAGCGCTCGATCTGGAGTTACCGATATCCATCGGGCCCCAGACACTTGACGGCTGGTCATCGTTTCCCAGCGACCACGCTGTGCTCTACGGAGCTCTGGCGACAGGTTTCTGGATGGTGAACCGCTGGGCCGGACTGGCCGCTGTCCTGCACGCCCTTTTGGTTATTGCTTTTTCGCGCGTTTACCTCACACTTCATTATCCTACCGACATCCTCGGCGGGGCGGCCATCGGGTTGGTGGTGTGTCTTGTACTGATGCGACCGATGGCTGCGCTGGTACAGCGGGTCGGGGTGATCGACATGGCTGAAAGGTGGCCGCAGTACTTTCACCCCCTTTTCTTTGTAATGCTGTTCCAGATTGCGACGATGTTCACCAGTGCGCGCCAACTCGCCAAACTCATCATCGAGACAGTGATTTGA
- a CDS encoding HlyD family type I secretion periplasmic adaptor subunit has protein sequence MTTLAAQDDLTLRLSMRSVFLAGLIGLVALLGGVGFWAGTTLINGAVIAQGQAVVRGNAKQVQHLDGGIVADILVQDGDGVQAGDVLIRLDPTLVRMNLDVTRQRLADALTQQARLRAEQQGLGTLTFVYPDLPFEMPDMAANEAGQRAIFTARAAVQTGGRDQLAEAFRQFENQIEGLTSQMEAISAQIGFVSKDLDNMQVLVERNLARQSQLNDLNRTRADLEGRRAALASDIAQLSNARREAEIQTLQSERSFQESVVTDLRTITSQVDELILDIVTRAAQLDRINIRAPAAGIVHELQISTVGGVIDPGQVIAEIIPQDQALDFELRVQPQDIDQVYIGQEAETLIAAFDVNETPKLIGSVARISPNAIVDPQTGQSYYLINLTVPAEEIARLGGLRIKPGMPVEAYLATGERTVLGYLISPVTTQMRRAFRQ, from the coding sequence ATGACGACACTTGCAGCGCAGGACGATCTGACGCTGCGCCTGTCGATGCGCTCTGTTTTTCTCGCAGGGCTGATCGGCTTGGTGGCGCTCCTCGGGGGGGTTGGCTTCTGGGCCGGCACGACTTTGATCAACGGGGCGGTCATTGCTCAGGGCCAGGCCGTTGTGCGGGGCAACGCCAAACAGGTGCAGCATCTGGATGGCGGTATCGTAGCCGATATTCTGGTGCAGGACGGTGATGGTGTGCAGGCGGGGGATGTTCTTATCCGGCTCGACCCGACGCTGGTGCGCATGAACCTCGATGTCACCCGACAGCGACTGGCAGATGCGCTGACCCAGCAAGCGCGCCTGCGGGCCGAACAACAAGGGCTGGGGACGTTGACCTTTGTTTATCCCGATCTGCCTTTTGAGATGCCGGACATGGCCGCAAACGAGGCCGGCCAGCGGGCGATCTTCACCGCCCGCGCCGCAGTGCAGACCGGTGGGCGTGACCAGTTGGCAGAAGCCTTCCGGCAATTTGAGAACCAGATCGAGGGGCTGACCTCGCAGATGGAAGCGATCAGTGCCCAGATCGGTTTCGTTTCCAAGGATCTGGACAACATGCAGGTGCTGGTGGAGCGGAACCTCGCCCGCCAGAGCCAACTGAACGATCTCAACCGGACCCGCGCAGATCTTGAGGGGCGGCGCGCGGCACTGGCCTCGGACATCGCGCAACTGAGCAATGCGCGGCGCGAGGCGGAGATTCAGACCCTGCAAAGCGAACGTTCCTTTCAGGAATCCGTCGTCACCGATCTGCGCACGATCACCAGTCAGGTCGATGAGCTGATCCTCGATATCGTCACGCGCGCCGCACAATTGGACCGGATCAACATCCGCGCGCCCGCCGCCGGGATCGTGCATGAGTTGCAGATTTCCACCGTGGGCGGTGTCATCGACCCCGGACAGGTGATTGCCGAGATCATTCCACAGGATCAGGCGCTTGATTTCGAACTGCGCGTGCAGCCGCAAGACATCGACCAGGTCTATATCGGACAGGAGGCCGAAACCCTGATCGCTGCCTTTGACGTCAATGAAACGCCCAAGCTGATCGGGTCGGTGGCACGCATTTCCCCCAACGCGATCGTGGATCCCCAGACCGGGCAGAGTTATTACCTGATCAACCTGACAGTCCCTGCCGAGGAAATTGCCCGACTGGGCGGCTTGCGGATCAAACCCGGCATGCCGGTAGAGGCCTATCTGGCGACAGGCGAGCGCACCGTGCTGGGCTACCTCATCTCCCCCGTCACCACCCAAATGCGCCGCGCCTTCCGGCAGTAA
- the rfbC gene encoding dTDP-4-dehydrorhamnose 3,5-epimerase: MQIEQTKLAGVFVLTPKRFGDARGFFSESWSAREMAAQGLDFTWVQDNHSLSMQTGTVRGLHFQSPPHAQAKLVRCGRGAFFDVAVDIRRGSPTYGQWVGAELSYENGKQMLVPTGFLHGFATRQPETEIIYKCSDYYAPECDGAVRFDCPTIGIDWGLGDLEPVLSDKDAAAQGLADFDSPFVWEGVQ, translated from the coding sequence TTGCAGATTGAACAGACGAAATTGGCGGGTGTTTTTGTTCTGACACCCAAACGGTTCGGGGATGCGCGCGGATTTTTCAGTGAAAGCTGGAGCGCGCGGGAGATGGCCGCGCAGGGGCTTGATTTCACCTGGGTGCAGGACAATCATTCGCTGTCGATGCAGACAGGCACGGTGCGGGGCCTGCATTTTCAATCTCCCCCCCATGCGCAGGCCAAACTCGTGCGCTGCGGGCGTGGGGCGTTTTTCGATGTGGCCGTCGACATCCGGCGCGGCTCACCCACCTATGGCCAGTGGGTTGGCGCGGAACTGAGCTATGAGAATGGCAAGCAGATGCTGGTGCCCACCGGTTTCCTGCATGGGTTCGCCACCCGCCAGCCCGAGACGGAAATCATCTACAAATGCTCTGATTATTATGCGCCCGAATGCGACGGGGCGGTCCGCTTTGACTGCCCGACCATCGGGATCGACTGGGGTTTGGGCGATTTAGAGCCTGTTTTGTCAGACAAAGACGCCGCAGCCCAAGGGCTTGCGGATTTCGACAGCCCGTTCGTCTGGGAGGGGGTGCAATGA
- a CDS encoding type I secretion system permease/ATPase, with product MINSLPSRKHSSCDRRDRTNAPMIFSSKSDPYRKSLARLKPALWGVAGFSAIVNVLMLTGSIYMMQVYDRVLSSGSVPTLVGLFTIVVVLYAFLGLYDFLRVRVLARAAVHLDQALADPVYRAWLRSGVPGAAGRDASAQPLRDLEALRGFVGASPMAGLFDLPFVPLFLAVLFIIHPWLGFLTVAGSAVVIGLTLLNQAMTRGLAQKTLHHDAAAQDFAEGGKRGAEAVVAMGMHTAITTRWRGLHDDALAAGQRTSDPNEALTAFSKAFRMLLQSSILTLGALLVLRGEITAGTIIAASLLSGRALAPVDQVVGQMRGVTTTWAAHRRLADFFAALPPPSTPMDLPTPTGDITLNGVTKFAPGDSGPDQKRLLSQVSFTLEPGDGLGVIGNSASGKSTLAKLLVGVWEPDMGELRMGGATRDQWDPAKLGPHIGYMPQSLVLLPGTIRDNIARFDEEASDADVMAAARMAGVHDMILALPEGYKTTVGGTSGTVQLSGGQVQRVGLARAVFGKPALVVLDEPNANLDTTGDEALTAAIRSLRAGGTTVVVMAHRPSAIAAVNKVLVLNNGQQVQFGPKDEVLGKVLAPVPSKQSPQQVASVRQTGCAKAPDPSALPEASPAAPQTGAIR from the coding sequence ATGATCAACTCACTTCCATCGCGCAAACACTCCTCTTGTGACCGCCGTGATCGGACCAACGCCCCTATGATATTTTCCAGCAAGAGCGACCCTTACCGCAAGAGCCTGGCTCGGCTGAAACCGGCGCTCTGGGGGGTTGCGGGGTTTTCCGCTATCGTCAACGTGCTGATGCTCACCGGCTCGATCTACATGATGCAGGTCTATGACCGTGTGCTTTCCAGCGGGTCTGTGCCCACGCTGGTAGGATTGTTCACCATCGTCGTGGTGCTCTATGCTTTCCTTGGTCTTTATGACTTTTTACGGGTGCGCGTTCTGGCGCGCGCGGCGGTGCATCTGGATCAGGCCTTGGCAGATCCTGTCTACCGCGCCTGGCTGCGCTCGGGCGTGCCGGGGGCGGCGGGCAGGGATGCTTCCGCCCAGCCTCTGCGCGATCTTGAGGCACTGCGCGGTTTCGTGGGGGCCAGCCCCATGGCGGGGCTCTTCGATTTGCCGTTCGTGCCACTGTTTCTGGCTGTGCTCTTCATCATTCACCCCTGGCTCGGGTTTCTGACCGTCGCAGGTTCGGCGGTGGTGATCGGTCTGACCCTGCTCAATCAGGCGATGACACGGGGGCTGGCGCAAAAGACACTGCACCACGACGCCGCAGCACAGGATTTTGCCGAAGGCGGTAAACGGGGTGCCGAGGCAGTGGTCGCCATGGGCATGCACACCGCCATCACGACGCGCTGGCGCGGCCTGCATGACGATGCGCTGGCCGCAGGGCAACGCACCAGTGATCCCAATGAGGCGCTGACCGCCTTTTCCAAGGCGTTTCGCATGTTGCTGCAATCCAGCATCCTGACCCTGGGTGCCTTGCTGGTGTTGCGCGGTGAAATCACCGCAGGCACGATCATCGCGGCATCGCTGCTGTCAGGACGTGCCCTTGCGCCGGTCGATCAGGTTGTCGGCCAGATGCGTGGCGTGACAACAACATGGGCAGCGCACCGGCGCTTGGCGGATTTCTTTGCTGCGCTGCCCCCGCCCTCCACGCCGATGGATCTCCCGACCCCGACGGGCGATATCACCCTGAACGGGGTCACGAAATTCGCGCCGGGTGATTCCGGGCCTGATCAAAAGCGGTTGTTGAGTCAGGTGAGTTTCACGCTGGAACCGGGGGATGGTCTGGGCGTGATCGGCAATTCTGCAAGCGGTAAATCGACTTTGGCCAAACTGCTGGTGGGCGTATGGGAGCCTGACATGGGCGAATTGCGTATGGGCGGTGCCACACGGGATCAATGGGACCCTGCCAAACTGGGGCCTCATATCGGCTACATGCCACAGTCGCTTGTGCTGTTGCCGGGGACGATCCGCGACAACATTGCCCGCTTTGACGAAGAGGCGAGCGATGCCGACGTGATGGCCGCCGCCCGGATGGCCGGGGTGCATGACATGATCCTCGCCCTGCCGGAAGGCTATAAGACCACCGTGGGTGGAACGTCGGGAACGGTACAATTGTCCGGCGGGCAGGTGCAGCGCGTTGGCCTCGCGCGTGCGGTTTTTGGCAAACCGGCGCTCGTCGTGCTGGATGAACCCAATGCCAACCTCGATACCACCGGGGACGAGGCGCTGACGGCCGCAATCCGCAGCCTGCGCGCGGGCGGAACGACAGTGGTCGTGATGGCGCACCGCCCCTCGGCCATCGCCGCCGTCAACAAGGTGCTGGTCCTGAACAATGGCCAGCAGGTGCAGTTCGGCCCCAAGGATGAGGTGCTGGGAAAGGTTCTGGCGCCGGTCCCCTCCAAGCAATCCCCGCAACAGGTCGCATCTGTCCGCCAGACGGGCTGCGCCAAGGCCCCGGATCCGAGCGCATTGCCAGAAGCCAGCCCCGCCGCGCCGCAGACGGGGGCGATCCGATGA
- the rfbB gene encoding dTDP-glucose 4,6-dehydratase yields MKLLVTGGAGFIGSAVVRQAIAQGHHVVNLDALTYAACLENVASVADNPAYVFEHADIRDRAALDRVFASHKPDAVMHLAAESHVDRSIDGPGDFIETNITGTYHLLEAARSFWTAQGKPEGFRFHHISTDEVFGSLGATGQFTETTPYDPRSPYSASKAASDHLVRAWAETYGLPIVMTNCSNNYGPYHFPEKLIPVVILNALAGKDIPVYGVGENVRDWLYVEDHADALLTVLAKGAVGRSYNIGGENEAKNIDIVRMICAILDTKKPKTTPSGSAAAGHDKPSYADQITFVTDRPGHDLRYAIDPTRIATELGWRPSVTLEEGLEKTVQWYLDNEDWWRALQTRDGVGERLGARP; encoded by the coding sequence ATGAAACTTCTGGTGACCGGGGGCGCGGGGTTCATCGGCTCTGCGGTGGTGCGGCAGGCGATTGCACAGGGGCACCATGTGGTGAACCTTGATGCGCTGACCTATGCGGCATGTCTTGAGAATGTGGCCAGTGTCGCGGACAACCCCGCCTATGTTTTTGAGCACGCCGATATCCGCGACCGTGCGGCGCTCGACCGGGTCTTTGCCAGCCATAAACCTGACGCGGTGATGCATCTGGCGGCGGAAAGCCATGTGGACCGCTCCATCGACGGGCCGGGCGATTTCATCGAGACCAACATCACCGGCACCTACCACCTGCTGGAGGCCGCGCGCAGCTTTTGGACAGCTCAAGGTAAGCCCGAAGGTTTCCGCTTTCATCATATCTCCACCGATGAGGTGTTTGGCTCCCTGGGCGCGACCGGACAATTCACCGAAACCACGCCTTACGATCCGCGCTCGCCCTATTCAGCGTCCAAGGCGGCCAGCGACCACCTGGTGCGCGCCTGGGCGGAAACCTATGGGCTGCCCATCGTGATGACCAATTGTTCGAACAATTACGGCCCCTACCATTTCCCCGAAAAGCTGATCCCCGTGGTGATCCTGAACGCGCTGGCGGGCAAGGATATCCCCGTCTATGGCGTGGGCGAGAACGTGCGCGACTGGCTTTATGTTGAGGATCACGCGGATGCGTTGCTCACGGTGCTGGCGAAAGGGGCGGTGGGGCGCAGCTATAACATCGGTGGTGAAAACGAGGCGAAAAACATCGATATCGTGCGGATGATCTGCGCCATATTAGACACTAAAAAACCCAAAACCACGCCCTCAGGCAGCGCAGCGGCAGGGCATGACAAACCCTCCTACGCGGATCAGATCACCTTCGTCACCGACCGCCCCGGCCATGACCTGCGCTACGCCATCGACCCCACCCGGATCGCCACAGAACTGGGCTGGCGCCCTTCGGTCACGCTGGAGGAGGGCCTGGAAAAAACCGTGCAATGGTATCTCGACAACGAAGACTGGTGGCGCGCCCTGCAAACCCGCGATGGGGTGGGCGAACGGTTGGGCGCGCGCCCATGA
- the rfbA gene encoding glucose-1-phosphate thymidylyltransferase RfbA produces the protein MTPPKTQRKGIILAGGSGTRLYPITLGVSKQLLPIYDKPMIYYPLSVLMLAGIREIAIITTPGDQDQFRRMLGDGAQWGITLTYIVQPSPDGLAQAFILAEDFLAGAPSALVLGDNIFFGQGLPDLMAAADAQSTGATVFGYQVADPQRYGVVDFDNDGVVRGIIEKPEVPPSNHAVTGLYFVDGTAPAKARTVKPSARGEVEITTLLEIYLAEETLTVQRMGRGYAWLDTGTHGSLLDAGNFVRTIEKRQGQQIGCPEEVAFELGWISREDLAREAAKYAKNDYGTYLSQL, from the coding sequence ATGACCCCCCCCAAAACACAGCGCAAAGGCATCATTCTGGCGGGCGGCTCGGGCACGCGGCTCTATCCGATCACGCTGGGAGTGTCGAAACAACTGCTGCCGATCTATGACAAGCCGATGATCTATTATCCGCTTTCGGTGCTGATGCTGGCGGGCATCCGCGAGATCGCGATCATCACCACCCCGGGCGATCAGGATCAGTTCCGGCGCATGTTGGGGGATGGCGCGCAATGGGGCATCACACTGACCTATATCGTGCAACCCTCCCCCGATGGCCTCGCGCAGGCCTTTATTCTGGCGGAAGACTTTCTGGCCGGGGCCCCTTCGGCGCTGGTGCTGGGGGATAACATCTTTTTCGGACAGGGCCTGCCTGATCTGATGGCGGCCGCCGATGCACAATCCACAGGGGCGACCGTCTTTGGCTATCAGGTGGCCGATCCGCAGCGCTACGGCGTGGTGGATTTCGACAATGATGGCGTGGTGCGCGGCATCATCGAAAAACCCGAGGTGCCGCCCTCGAACCACGCGGTCACGGGGCTCTATTTTGTCGATGGCACCGCCCCCGCCAAGGCCCGCACCGTCAAACCCTCCGCGCGGGGCGAAGTCGAAATCACCACCCTGCTTGAGATCTATCTGGCCGAAGAGACCCTTACCGTGCAGCGCATGGGGCGCGGTTATGCCTGGCTCGATACCGGGACGCATGGCAGCCTGCTCGATGCGGGCAACTTCGTGCGCACCATCGAAAAACGGCAGGGTCAGCAGATCGGCTGCCCCGAAGAGGTTGCCTTTGAACTGGGCTGGATCAGTCGCGAGGATCTCGCCCGTGAGGCGGCGAAATACGCCAAGAATGATTACGGCACCTATCTGAGCCAGCTTTAA
- a CDS encoding phosphomannomutase → MTVKFGTSGLRGLVTGMTPDLITAHVQSFLTVCDTGGILCVGQDLRPSSPRIAGDVMAAARAMGVCVIDCGALPTPALALAAQGRGAGAVMVTGSHIPADRNGLKFYTTQGEITKADEAAILQHLGETPSPPATPGTLETDTTATQAYVARYVSAFGAAALSGRRIGVYTHSAVGRDDLMQILNGLGAEVVELGRSAHFIPVDTEAVDPDTRAQIVAWVQAHGLDALVSTDGDSDRPLLADETGRVVPGDILGQITAQALAAEVIATPISSNSGVTQKGFKEVKLTQIGSPYVIAAMEEAQGRVIGYEANGGFLLGFDAMGPAGPLPALVTRDCTLPILMTLYAGRDGIAARVAQEPPVVTVADRLQNVEQDKSRPLLAKWQNDPTARAAFLAGLGKEEKAMDLTDGLRMTLTDGDIIHIRPSGNAPELRVYIETNDASAAQTLLASTLAALKHAF, encoded by the coding sequence ATGACGGTCAAATTCGGGACAAGCGGGCTGCGTGGGCTGGTCACCGGCATGACGCCGGACCTTATCACCGCCCATGTGCAGTCGTTTTTGACGGTCTGTGATACGGGCGGAATCTTATGTGTCGGGCAGGATCTGCGCCCCTCCTCGCCGCGCATTGCCGGGGATGTGATGGCAGCGGCGCGCGCGATGGGGGTCTGCGTGATCGATTGTGGCGCGCTGCCCACGCCCGCGCTGGCACTGGCGGCGCAAGGGCGGGGTGCGGGGGCCGTGATGGTCACCGGCAGCCATATCCCAGCCGATCGTAACGGGTTGAAATTCTACACCACGCAAGGAGAGATCACCAAGGCGGACGAGGCCGCGATCCTGCAGCACTTGGGCGAAACACCTTCGCCACCAGCCACACCCGGCACGCTGGAAACGGATACCACCGCCACGCAGGCCTATGTCGCGCGCTATGTAAGTGCCTTTGGCGCAGCGGCGCTGAGTGGTCGGCGCATCGGCGTCTATACCCATAGCGCGGTGGGCCGGGATGATCTGATGCAGATCCTGAACGGTCTGGGGGCCGAGGTGGTCGAGCTTGGCCGCTCGGCGCATTTCATCCCCGTGGATACCGAAGCTGTTGACCCCGACACCCGCGCGCAGATCGTGGCGTGGGTTCAGGCCCATGGGCTGGACGCACTCGTGTCGACCGATGGCGATTCAGACCGCCCCCTGCTGGCGGATGAAACCGGGCGCGTCGTGCCGGGCGACATTCTGGGCCAGATCACAGCACAAGCCCTGGCGGCCGAGGTTATCGCGACACCGATTTCGTCAAACAGCGGGGTGACGCAGAAGGGTTTCAAGGAGGTCAAGCTGACGCAAATCGGCTCGCCCTATGTCATCGCTGCGATGGAAGAGGCGCAGGGCCGGGTCATAGGCTATGAGGCCAACGGCGGCTTCCTTCTGGGGTTCGACGCGATGGGACCCGCTGGTCCCCTCCCCGCGCTCGTGACACGCGACTGCACCCTGCCGATTCTGATGACACTCTACGCCGGGCGCGACGGTATTGCGGCGCGCGTCGCACAAGAACCCCCCGTGGTCACAGTCGCGGACCGCCTGCAGAACGTGGAACAGGACAAAAGCCGCCCCCTGCTGGCAAAGTGGCAAAACGACCCCACCGCGCGCGCCGCCTTTCTGGCCGGCCTGGGCAAAGAAGAGAAAGCGATGGATCTGACAGACGGTCTGCGCATGACACTGACAGACGGCGACATCATCCACATCCGCCCCTCCGGCAACGCCCCCGAACTGCGTGTTTATATCGAAACAAATGATGCGTCAGCCGCACAGACCTTGCTGGCCTCGACCCTCGCCGCCCTCAAGCATGCGTTCTGA